In a single window of the Mustela nigripes isolate SB6536 chromosome 17, MUSNIG.SB6536, whole genome shotgun sequence genome:
- the LOC132004997 gene encoding metallothionein-4 — protein MDPGECTCMSGGICICGDNCKCTTCNCKTCRKSCCPCCPPGCAKCARGCICKGGSDKCSCCP, from the exons ATGGACCCCGGGGAATGCACCTGCATGTCTG GAGGAATCTGCATCTGCGGAGACAATTGCAAATGTACAACTTGCAACTGTAAAACGTGCCGAAAAA GCTGCTGTCCTTGCTGCCCCCCGGGCTGTGCCAAGTGTGCCCGGGGCTGCATCTGCAAAGGGGGCTCGGATAAGTGCAGCTGCTGCCCCTGA